One window of the Niallia circulans genome contains the following:
- the treC gene encoding alpha,alpha-phosphotrehalase, with protein sequence MKQAWWQKAVVYQIYPKSFQDTTGNGVGDIQGIIKRLDYLKELGVDVLWLTPIYASPQKDNGYDISDYYSIHHEYGTMEDFDQLLKEAHQKGLKVIMDIVVNHTSTEHEWFKQAASSKDNPYRDFYIWKDGKEDGSEPTNWQSKFGGNAWQYDEKSGQYYLHLFDVTQADLNWENEHLRDEVYKMMQFWFEKGVDGFRLDVINLISKNQNFPDDDGSVAPGDGRKFYTDGPRVHEFIHEMNQEVFSKYDSMTVGEMSSTTLEHCVKYTKPERNELSMTFNFHHLKVDYPNGEKWEIGEMDFHALKQILSKWQVGMNEGGGWNALFWCNHDQPRIVSRYGNDGEFHNESAKMLATTIHMMQGTPYIYQGEEFGMTDPKFTSIDQYRDVESLNMYNILQANGKSEEEILEILRRKSRDNSRTPVQWNGKKNAGFTDGTPWIETARNYRELNAENALKDKDSIFYHYQKLIQLRKEYNIITDGDYELIAPEDDKIFAYLRSTDKEKLLVVNNFYEEEVTFTLSEHIDWTGLTGTILLSNYPDSDSMRESIKLRAYESIVYYIK encoded by the coding sequence ATGAAACAAGCATGGTGGCAAAAGGCAGTTGTGTATCAAATTTATCCGAAGAGTTTTCAAGATACAACAGGAAACGGTGTAGGAGATATTCAAGGGATTATTAAAAGATTAGATTATTTAAAAGAATTAGGGGTAGATGTATTGTGGTTAACACCTATTTATGCTTCTCCTCAAAAGGATAATGGCTACGATATTAGTGATTATTATTCCATTCATCATGAATATGGAACGATGGAAGATTTTGATCAGCTATTAAAGGAAGCCCATCAAAAAGGCCTGAAAGTTATTATGGATATCGTTGTTAACCATACTTCAACGGAACATGAATGGTTTAAACAAGCAGCATCTTCTAAAGATAATCCATACCGTGATTTTTATATTTGGAAAGATGGAAAAGAAGATGGCAGTGAACCAACGAATTGGCAATCTAAATTTGGTGGAAATGCATGGCAGTATGATGAAAAATCTGGCCAATATTATTTACACCTTTTTGATGTAACGCAAGCTGATTTAAATTGGGAAAATGAGCATCTTCGTGATGAAGTGTATAAAATGATGCAATTTTGGTTTGAAAAAGGCGTAGATGGTTTTCGTCTTGATGTCATTAATTTGATTTCAAAAAATCAAAATTTCCCAGATGATGACGGATCCGTAGCGCCTGGAGATGGAAGGAAATTTTATACAGATGGACCTCGTGTGCACGAATTTATCCATGAAATGAATCAAGAAGTATTTTCCAAATATGACAGTATGACAGTTGGAGAAATGTCTTCTACAACACTAGAGCATTGCGTTAAATATACAAAGCCAGAGCGAAATGAGTTAAGTATGACTTTTAATTTCCACCACCTAAAGGTTGATTATCCCAATGGAGAGAAGTGGGAAATTGGCGAAATGGATTTTCATGCTCTGAAACAAATTTTATCTAAATGGCAAGTTGGTATGAATGAAGGAGGAGGATGGAACGCACTTTTTTGGTGTAACCATGATCAACCACGTATTGTTTCCCGTTATGGGAATGACGGGGAATTCCACAACGAATCTGCTAAAATGCTTGCTACTACCATCCACATGATGCAAGGCACACCTTATATTTATCAAGGAGAAGAATTTGGCATGACAGATCCTAAATTTACTTCGATTGATCAGTATAGAGATGTGGAATCTTTGAATATGTATAATATTTTACAAGCAAACGGTAAATCAGAAGAAGAAATTCTCGAAATTTTGCGCAGAAAATCACGTGATAACTCTCGTACACCTGTTCAGTGGAATGGTAAGAAAAATGCTGGGTTTACGGATGGAACGCCATGGATTGAAACGGCTCGAAATTATCGAGAACTAAATGCAGAAAATGCATTAAAGGATAAAGACTCTATTTTTTATCACTATCAAAAACTTATCCAGCTGCGGAAAGAATACAATATCATTACAGACGGAGATTATGAACTAATTGCTCCTGAAGATGATAAAATATTTGCCTATTTACGCAGTACAGACAAAGAGAAATTATTAGTCGTTAATAATTTCTATGAAGAAGAAGTGACATTTACTTTATCAGAGCACATTGATTGGACAGGATTAACAGGTACCATTCTTCTATCTAATTACCCTGATTCCGATTCCATGAGAGAAAGTATAAAGCTAAGAGCATATGAGTCTATTGTCTATTATATAAAGTAA
- a CDS encoding STAS domain-containing protein, which translates to MSILKDELAYIGNKIIENQNILAENTNRLLSQFLQQQASDFSLPYPEEDMHKWNAKLFFILAEALKDKKNSEGIEYWSDKTGKAFVKNHIPLQSALRSLSIYRNVIWDVFTEELEQKSFAPITMLDVGKIIDPILDEISAYIGHIYEEHNTQIMKLAYTALEELSVPVVPIAKETAIIPLIGEIDTQRSQLILEVALQESANLKIEYLILDISGVPIVDTMVADNLFKVVHALDLIGVKSIVSGIRPEIAQTIISLGIDFSKITTCANLHTALASIGLKRVVE; encoded by the coding sequence GTGAGCATTTTGAAGGATGAATTAGCTTATATCGGGAACAAAATTATAGAAAACCAGAACATCCTTGCTGAAAACACAAATAGGCTGCTTTCGCAATTTTTACAGCAGCAGGCATCTGATTTTTCTCTTCCTTATCCCGAAGAAGATATGCATAAATGGAACGCTAAGCTTTTCTTTATCTTGGCCGAAGCGTTAAAAGATAAAAAAAATTCGGAAGGAATAGAGTATTGGTCGGATAAAACTGGGAAAGCCTTTGTAAAGAACCATATTCCATTACAATCTGCCCTGCGTTCCTTATCGATATACCGAAATGTGATCTGGGACGTATTCACAGAAGAATTAGAACAGAAATCTTTCGCGCCAATTACCATGTTGGATGTTGGCAAGATTATTGATCCTATACTCGATGAAATTAGTGCTTACATAGGGCATATTTATGAAGAGCATAACACACAGATAATGAAGCTTGCTTATACAGCTTTAGAAGAGCTGTCTGTTCCAGTTGTTCCAATAGCAAAAGAAACAGCCATCATACCTCTTATTGGGGAAATTGATACACAGCGATCTCAATTAATTTTAGAAGTTGCCTTGCAGGAATCTGCCAATTTAAAAATTGAATATCTCATTTTAGATATTTCAGGAGTACCAATCGTCGATACAATGGTGGCAGACAATTTATTTAAAGTCGTTCATGCCTTAGACTTAATTGGTGTTAAATCCATCGTTTCTGGTATTAGACCAGAAATTGCTCAAACGATTATTTCATTAGGAATCGACTTTAGTAAAATTACGACATGTGCCAATTTACACACTGCTTTAGCTAGCATTGGCTTAAAGCGAGTCGTAGAATAA
- a CDS encoding sugar phosphate nucleotidyltransferase yields MKVVILCGGKGMRMRGLTENIPKALADVNGKPIIWHIMKHYSEYGHQDFVLPVGYKGEQIKDYFVNSAWRNNDIQIDLANNQYNILEKTEPWTITCIDTGQDTMTGARIKQLESYIDDDIFLLTYGDGLSDIDLDKLIAFHKEKGKTVTLTGIKKNNQYGVLDIEDGIANRFAEKPILDDWINGGFFVCNKEFFQYLSAQPDCVLEEEPLRKLIEKRELAVYLHEGIWVSIDTPKDLEDARKIWKKEQ; encoded by the coding sequence ATGAAAGTTGTAATTTTATGTGGGGGCAAAGGAATGAGAATGAGAGGCTTAACAGAGAATATACCGAAAGCCTTAGCTGATGTTAATGGGAAGCCAATTATATGGCATATTATGAAGCATTATAGTGAATATGGTCATCAAGATTTCGTTTTACCAGTGGGCTATAAAGGAGAGCAGATAAAAGATTACTTTGTTAATTCAGCCTGGAGAAATAATGATATACAAATTGATTTAGCAAACAATCAATATAACATTCTAGAAAAAACAGAGCCATGGACAATAACTTGTATAGATACTGGTCAAGATACAATGACTGGAGCAAGAATTAAACAGTTAGAATCATATATAGATGATGATATCTTTCTATTAACCTACGGAGATGGTTTGTCTGATATTGACTTAGATAAACTTATTGCCTTTCATAAAGAAAAAGGAAAAACAGTTACACTTACAGGCATCAAAAAAAATAATCAATATGGAGTACTGGATATAGAAGATGGTATTGCTAACCGCTTTGCCGAAAAGCCGATTTTAGATGACTGGATTAATGGGGGATTTTTTGTTTGCAATAAGGAGTTCTTTCAGTATCTATCAGCCCAGCCGGATTGTGTGTTAGAGGAAGAGCCATTAAGAAAGTTAATTGAAAAGAGAGAACTTGCTGTCTATTTGCATGAAGGTATATGGGTATCTATTGATACGCCAAAGGACTTGGAAGATGCAAGAAAGATTTGGAAAAAAGAACAATAG
- the mmsB gene encoding multiple monosaccharide ABC transporter permease: MIIALVFIMVLFQIITDGLLLKPLNITNLILQNSYILVLAVGMLLVIVTGHIDLSVGSIAAFVGAISAIMMVNYEMSPFLAIVISLVLGAVIGAWQGFWIAYVRIPAFIVTLAGMLLFRGLTMIVLEGKSIAPFPESFQKISSGFIPDISGGSLHLLTILIGAVLSIIIIFLQLKNRRNQLKHQFDVQPFGLFVSKLVGMILILNIFTFVLATYEGIPNILIVLGILIVIYTFVTNKTKAGRHIYAIGGNEKAALLSGIKTKKMTFMVFVNMGVLSALSGLLFAARLNAATPKAGNLFELDAIAACFIGGASAYGGIGTIPGAIIGGLVMGIMNNGMSLMGLGIDWQQGIKGLVLLAAVAFDIYNKNKAQ, from the coding sequence ATGATTATCGCTTTAGTATTCATCATGGTATTGTTTCAAATTATTACGGATGGATTATTACTAAAACCCTTAAATATTACAAACTTAATCTTACAAAATAGCTATATATTAGTTTTAGCAGTTGGAATGTTACTTGTTATCGTCACGGGACACATTGATTTATCGGTAGGATCAATTGCCGCATTTGTTGGAGCCATCTCTGCCATTATGATGGTAAATTATGAAATGTCACCATTTTTAGCAATCGTCATTTCTTTAGTATTAGGTGCTGTTATCGGAGCATGGCAAGGTTTTTGGATTGCATATGTCCGAATTCCAGCATTTATAGTCACACTAGCAGGAATGCTCCTATTTAGAGGGTTGACGATGATTGTATTAGAAGGGAAATCGATTGCACCTTTTCCTGAATCCTTTCAGAAAATCAGCTCTGGATTTATTCCTGATATAAGTGGAGGATCGCTGCATCTATTAACGATTTTAATTGGTGCTGTTTTATCTATCATTATCATTTTCCTTCAATTAAAAAACAGAAGGAATCAATTAAAACATCAATTTGATGTCCAACCATTTGGCCTATTTGTATCGAAGTTAGTAGGAATGATTTTAATTTTGAATATCTTTACCTTTGTTCTCGCAACCTATGAGGGCATCCCCAATATTTTAATTGTATTAGGTATTCTGATTGTTATTTATACATTTGTAACAAACAAAACAAAAGCAGGAAGACATATCTATGCAATCGGAGGAAATGAGAAGGCAGCTTTGCTTTCTGGGATTAAAACGAAAAAGATGACATTTATGGTATTTGTTAATATGGGAGTACTTTCTGCATTGTCTGGTCTCTTATTCGCTGCACGTTTGAATGCGGCTACTCCAAAAGCTGGTAATCTTTTTGAACTGGATGCCATTGCAGCTTGTTTCATCGGTGGAGCTTCTGCATATGGGGGTATTGGAACCATACCTGGAGCAATTATTGGTGGTTTGGTAATGGGAATCATGAATAATGGAATGTCACTAATGGGACTTGGCATTGACTGGCAGCAAGGAATTAAAGGGCTGGTACTTTTAGCAGCTGTAGCATTTGATATTTATAATAAAAACAAAGCACAATAG
- a CDS encoding PTS sugar transporter subunit IIA, with the protein MFKNLFKRNKEEKTNTTQTYIQPLEGKLLSITEVPDPVFAQKMMGDGIAVDPSNGVLVAPADGQIMNVFPTKHAVSMTDNNGKEILIHVGLDTVSLKGEGFTSFVKDGDKVKQGQKLMEIDFDAIKSKVPSIITPMVFTNLEENEKVIVEGNEIRIG; encoded by the coding sequence TTGTTTAAAAATCTATTTAAGAGAAATAAGGAAGAAAAAACGAATACGACTCAAACTTATATTCAACCATTAGAAGGAAAGCTATTAAGCATTACAGAAGTTCCAGATCCAGTATTTGCGCAAAAAATGATGGGAGACGGCATAGCGGTTGATCCATCCAATGGCGTATTAGTTGCTCCAGCAGATGGTCAAATTATGAATGTGTTCCCAACAAAGCATGCAGTAAGTATGACTGATAACAATGGAAAAGAAATCTTAATTCATGTTGGATTAGATACAGTTAGTTTAAAAGGGGAAGGGTTTACTTCTTTTGTTAAAGATGGAGATAAAGTAAAACAAGGACAAAAATTAATGGAAATTGATTTTGATGCAATCAAATCAAAGGTTCCTTCCATCATTACGCCAATGGTATTTACTAACCTTGAAGAGAATGAAAAAGTGATAGTAGAAGGTAATGAGATTAGAATAGGATAA
- the rhaD gene encoding rhamnulose-1-phosphate aldolase translates to MVAIMQKQNILEAPFIKEMCEATFNMWNMGWDERNGGNISYLLEEELVEQYLDTGKIIRSIPLKFPVPELAGKYFIVTGSGKYFKNVKKDPANTLGVLKIDKSGEKVHILWGFEDGSNPTSELPSHFMSHIARLRVDPNHRIIMHNHATNILAMTFMHDLDEASFTKTLWQMCTECIVVFPDAIGILPWMVPGTDEIGEKTAAKMREHRLVVWPHHGIFGAGSTMDETFGLIETAEKAAQIYTIIGDASKIKQTITDQQLQDLADAFQVVPREGILHL, encoded by the coding sequence ATGGTTGCGATTATGCAAAAGCAAAATATTTTAGAGGCTCCATTTATTAAAGAAATGTGTGAAGCAACATTTAATATGTGGAATATGGGCTGGGATGAACGGAATGGAGGAAATATCAGTTATCTTTTAGAAGAAGAGTTAGTGGAACAGTATTTGGATACTGGCAAAATTATTCGGTCTATCCCTTTGAAGTTTCCAGTGCCAGAATTGGCAGGGAAGTATTTTATTGTAACAGGATCTGGGAAGTATTTTAAAAATGTGAAAAAAGATCCTGCAAATACACTTGGTGTTTTAAAAATAGATAAGAGTGGAGAAAAAGTGCATATACTATGGGGATTTGAAGATGGGTCGAATCCTACAAGTGAGTTACCCTCCCATTTTATGAGCCATATTGCACGTTTACGAGTAGACCCAAATCATCGGATTATCATGCATAACCATGCCACAAATATACTTGCAATGACATTTATGCATGATTTAGATGAAGCAAGTTTTACAAAAACACTATGGCAAATGTGTACCGAATGTATTGTTGTTTTTCCGGATGCAATCGGGATTCTGCCTTGGATGGTTCCTGGAACAGATGAAATTGGAGAAAAAACAGCAGCGAAAATGAGAGAGCATCGTTTAGTTGTTTGGCCACATCATGGAATATTCGGTGCCGGATCCACAATGGATGAAACATTCGGGCTGATTGAAACAGCAGAAAAAGCAGCACAAATTTATACGATTATTGGGGATGCTTCAAAGATTAAGCAAACCATTACGGACCAGCAGTTACAAGACTTAGCAGATGCTTTTCAAGTAGTACCTAGAGAAGGCATATTACATCTATAA
- the mmsA gene encoding multiple monosaccharide ABC transporter ATP-binding protein, whose product MANIILEMQNITKEFPGVKALDDVNLKVKQGEIHALCGENGAGKSTLMKVLSGVYPHGTYSGDIFFHNEVCIFKDIKQSEELGIVIIHQELALVSELTIAENLFLGNEIVNKGVVDWNKTILRTRELLKKVGLSESPNTKVSDIGVGKQQLVEIAKALSKDVKLLILDEPTASLNENDSENLLNLLLDLKKQGMSAIIISHKLNEIEKVADSITILRDGKTIETLDVKNDQVDENRIIKGMVGRDLTNRYPERIPHIGEVVFEVKDWNVYHPKHMDRKVIDNVSLTIRRGEIVGVAGLMGAGRTELAMSLFGRAYGKNINGKIIKNGKEVQFKDVTAAINNGLAYVSEDRKGNGLILMEDIKQNITLATLDRISKHSVLDKNQEIKVAEEYRQKFRIKTPSIFQKAGNLSGGNQQKIVLSKWVFSEPDILILDEPTRGIDVGSKYEIYTIINDLVNEGKSILMISSELPELLGMCDRIYVMNEGRITGEVLKEEANQEKLMKYMTKSKVRG is encoded by the coding sequence ATGGCAAATATAATTCTTGAAATGCAAAATATTACAAAGGAGTTCCCAGGCGTTAAAGCTTTAGATGATGTTAATTTAAAGGTTAAGCAAGGAGAAATACACGCTCTTTGTGGGGAAAATGGTGCTGGTAAATCAACTTTAATGAAGGTATTGAGCGGAGTTTACCCACATGGTACTTATTCTGGAGATATTTTCTTTCATAATGAAGTTTGCATATTTAAAGACATCAAACAAAGCGAAGAGCTAGGAATCGTAATCATCCATCAAGAACTTGCATTAGTATCGGAATTGACGATAGCAGAAAATCTCTTTTTAGGAAATGAAATCGTTAACAAGGGCGTTGTTGATTGGAATAAAACAATTTTGCGTACACGGGAATTGCTTAAAAAAGTCGGATTAAGTGAATCACCAAATACAAAGGTAAGTGATATTGGAGTAGGTAAACAACAATTAGTAGAAATCGCAAAAGCTTTATCAAAGGATGTTAAGCTGCTTATTTTAGATGAACCAACAGCTTCTTTAAATGAGAATGACAGCGAAAACTTACTAAATTTATTATTAGACCTTAAAAAACAAGGAATGTCTGCCATCATTATATCGCATAAACTGAATGAAATTGAAAAGGTTGCCGATTCTATTACCATTTTAAGAGATGGAAAAACGATTGAGACATTGGATGTAAAGAATGATCAGGTGGATGAAAACAGAATTATCAAAGGTATGGTAGGGAGAGATCTTACCAATCGATATCCTGAGCGAATTCCTCATATTGGAGAGGTTGTTTTTGAGGTAAAAGATTGGAATGTATACCATCCAAAGCATATGGATAGGAAAGTGATCGATAATGTCTCCTTAACAATCAGAAGGGGAGAGATTGTCGGGGTTGCGGGGTTAATGGGAGCTGGACGTACAGAATTAGCAATGAGCCTATTTGGAAGAGCATATGGAAAGAATATTAATGGAAAAATAATAAAAAATGGGAAAGAAGTGCAATTCAAAGATGTAACTGCAGCTATCAATAATGGGCTAGCCTATGTTTCGGAAGATAGAAAAGGCAATGGTTTAATCTTAATGGAAGACATTAAACAGAATATTACGCTTGCAACGCTTGACCGTATTTCTAAACATTCTGTGTTAGATAAGAATCAAGAGATAAAGGTTGCAGAAGAATATCGGCAGAAATTCAGAATAAAAACGCCAAGCATCTTTCAAAAAGCTGGAAATCTGAGTGGCGGTAATCAACAGAAAATCGTATTAAGTAAATGGGTTTTTTCAGAGCCGGATATCTTAATTTTAGATGAACCTACTAGAGGAATAGACGTTGGTTCTAAGTATGAAATTTATACAATCATTAATGATCTTGTCAATGAGGGAAAAAGTATTCTAATGATTTCGTCTGAATTACCAGAGTTATTAGGGATGTGTGACCGTATTTATGTAATGAATGAGGGGCGCATAACAGGAGAAGTTCTTAAAGAAGAAGCAAATCAAGAGAAATTAATGAAATATATGACCAAAAGTAAAGTAAGGGGGTAA
- a CDS encoding DeoR/GlpR family DNA-binding transcription regulator, protein MLVAERRRKIVELVNERISIRVSELSEIFSVTEETIRRDLEKLEQDKLLMRSHGGAVSIEKEPSDTPFMEREVTNAEQKRAIAREAVKRIQPGEQIILDGSTTAWYMASQLPDMPLTVITNSIKVALELSKKEQIRVISTGGMLLSKSLSYVGPLAERSLERYYVNKLFLSCKGVDMQSGLSDANEWQALLKKQMMNISSEVTLLVDSSKFGVKTFAHIANLDQIQYVITDERIPEEYANWFQEKNISFQVVPS, encoded by the coding sequence GTGCTTGTAGCAGAAAGACGTAGAAAAATTGTGGAGCTTGTGAATGAAAGAATAAGTATACGCGTATCAGAATTAAGTGAAATTTTTTCGGTAACGGAGGAAACGATTAGAAGAGATTTAGAGAAATTAGAGCAGGATAAGCTTTTGATGAGAAGTCATGGAGGGGCAGTGAGTATTGAAAAAGAACCAAGTGATACTCCTTTCATGGAGAGAGAGGTTACGAACGCAGAACAAAAGAGAGCAATAGCCCGAGAAGCGGTAAAGCGCATACAGCCTGGAGAACAAATCATCTTGGATGGTAGTACTACTGCCTGGTATATGGCGTCACAATTACCTGATATGCCTTTAACTGTGATTACTAATTCTATTAAAGTAGCGTTGGAATTAAGTAAGAAGGAACAGATTAGAGTAATATCAACAGGTGGAATGCTTTTGTCGAAATCATTATCTTATGTAGGACCACTGGCTGAACGTTCCCTTGAACGATATTATGTTAATAAGCTGTTTTTATCATGTAAAGGAGTAGATATGCAAAGTGGTCTAAGTGATGCTAATGAATGGCAGGCATTATTAAAGAAGCAGATGATGAATATATCATCAGAGGTTACTCTTCTTGTTGATTCAAGCAAATTCGGAGTAAAGACTTTTGCTCATATTGCCAATCTAGATCAAATACAATATGTCATTACAGATGAACGTATTCCGGAAGAATATGCAAACTGGTTTCAAGAAAAAAATATCTCTTTTCAGGTCGTTCCGTCATAA